Proteins from one Gemmatimonadaceae bacterium genomic window:
- a CDS encoding DEAD/DEAH box helicase, which translates to MVEHTTEVEQEAATESRTFDELGLSPSVLQAVRDAGYKHPTPIQANAIPLVLKGRDVMGLAQTGTGKTAAFTLPIVNQLLGGPRRTRALVLTPTRELCIQVEESVHKYARHSELNVVPVYGGVPLEPQTKKLRAGVDIVVATPGRLIDHLDRQNVVFDDLEVLVLDEADRMLDMGFAPQINRIIADIPKYRQTLLFSATMPPEVEALARKYLRKPLVVQVGRRSQTADTVTHAVYPVPRDRKSELLARLLKDENLDSVLVFTRTKHGADRVVRHLEREGIQSTAMHADKTQPQRAKALADFKAGKVRVLVATDIAQRGLDISGITHVVNYDVPQQAEDYVHRIGRTGRAAKEGDAFTFMSPDEIAMVRLIEQVIGQPIPRISVPGFDFGTVAAD; encoded by the coding sequence ATGGTAGAACACACAACTGAAGTAGAGCAGGAAGCGGCCACAGAGAGCCGCACCTTCGACGAACTGGGCCTATCGCCTTCCGTTCTCCAGGCCGTTCGCGATGCCGGCTACAAGCATCCAACTCCAATTCAGGCCAACGCCATTCCGCTCGTGCTCAAGGGGCGCGACGTCATGGGTCTGGCGCAGACCGGCACCGGCAAGACCGCCGCGTTCACACTGCCGATCGTCAATCAGCTTCTGGGCGGACCGCGCCGTACGCGAGCGTTGGTGTTGACGCCGACGCGCGAGCTGTGCATTCAGGTCGAGGAGAGCGTGCACAAATACGCGCGTCACTCGGAGCTGAACGTGGTTCCGGTCTATGGCGGCGTGCCGCTCGAGCCGCAGACGAAGAAGCTGCGCGCCGGCGTGGACATCGTGGTCGCGACGCCGGGCCGGTTGATCGATCATCTCGATCGGCAGAACGTCGTGTTCGACGATCTCGAGGTGCTGGTGCTCGACGAAGCGGACCGCATGCTCGACATGGGTTTTGCGCCGCAGATCAACCGCATCATCGCCGACATTCCGAAGTACCGGCAGACGCTGTTGTTCAGCGCCACGATGCCGCCCGAGGTCGAGGCGCTCGCGCGCAAGTATCTGCGGAAGCCGCTCGTGGTGCAGGTCGGGCGCCGCTCGCAGACGGCGGACACGGTGACGCACGCGGTGTATCCGGTGCCGCGCGACCGCAAGAGCGAGCTGCTCGCGCGGTTGCTCAAGGACGAGAATCTCGATTCGGTGCTCGTGTTCACGCGGACGAAGCACGGCGCCGACCGCGTGGTGCGGCATCTCGAGCGCGAGGGAATCCAGTCGACGGCGATGCACGCCGACAAGACGCAGCCGCAGCGCGCGAAGGCATTAGCAGACTTTAAAGCCGGGAAGGTCCGCGTGCTCGTCGCGACGGACATCGCGCAGCGCGGCCTCGACATCTCCGGGATCACGCACGTGGTCAACTACGACGTGCCGCAGCAGGCGGAAGACTACGTGCACCGTATCGGCCGCACGGGCCGCGCGGCGAAGGAAGGCGACGCGTTCACGTTCATGTCGCCCGACGAGATCGCGATGGTGCGGCTGATCGAGCAGGTGATCGGCCAGCCGATTCCGAGGATCTCGGTGCCTGGGTTTGATTTCGGGACGGTGGCGGCGGACTGA
- a CDS encoding glycogen-binding domain-containing protein gives MNERKVAILTLAAALLVPALPRELAAQLVSKLEAGQYTVSDGVLPFTAFRIAPNFQFDRPHAQLSARGSMLVTEQNLQIADGIVSGTFTSPTVYGVRAEMIGNASRAVDDRSLGSDQVDVQTRVHLLFSQNGGLWLGGGVARPWRVAVVSSADVVDAGAWGKVGESPSGFGTATFTATFTNFSFSKAASAADTTCAALAGPAPIADLGDLRAVFAKSPGATACDRQSRFSDLEGSMRWEVGPLELAAQSGYRFGNAYDVTPDSRRWSSAMATVWLNERVAIIGGGGRQPALPLRGLPARSFAMGGLEIAYSPISKNSVPVSMPHAILVKDFDMRPGTGGMQKIVIHVGGVETVDVMGDFSDWEPLTLVRRGRDLWELNVPLSPGMHQINVRVDGGAWMAPPGLPTVNDSFNGFVGLIVVP, from the coding sequence ATGAACGAGCGGAAGGTCGCAATCCTCACGTTGGCTGCTGCGCTGCTGGTTCCCGCCCTACCGCGGGAGCTTGCAGCGCAACTTGTCTCCAAGCTGGAGGCCGGGCAGTACACCGTGTCGGATGGCGTGCTGCCCTTCACCGCATTCCGCATCGCGCCGAACTTCCAGTTCGATCGCCCGCACGCCCAGCTCAGCGCGCGCGGCTCGATGCTCGTCACCGAGCAGAATCTTCAAATCGCCGACGGCATCGTCTCCGGCACGTTCACCTCGCCGACGGTGTACGGCGTGCGCGCGGAAATGATCGGCAACGCCAGCCGCGCGGTGGACGATCGCTCGCTCGGCAGCGATCAAGTGGACGTGCAGACGCGCGTCCACTTGCTGTTCAGCCAGAACGGCGGATTGTGGTTGGGCGGCGGTGTCGCGCGTCCATGGCGAGTGGCCGTCGTGTCGTCGGCCGACGTCGTCGATGCGGGCGCCTGGGGCAAGGTCGGCGAATCACCGTCCGGGTTCGGCACCGCGACATTCACGGCCACCTTCACAAATTTCTCATTCAGCAAAGCTGCATCCGCCGCGGATACCACGTGCGCGGCGCTCGCCGGCCCGGCGCCGATCGCGGATCTCGGCGATTTGCGCGCGGTGTTCGCGAAATCTCCCGGCGCTACGGCCTGCGACCGGCAGTCGCGGTTCAGCGATCTCGAAGGCTCGATGCGCTGGGAGGTCGGCCCGCTCGAGCTGGCGGCGCAATCAGGCTATCGCTTCGGCAACGCCTACGACGTCACGCCTGACTCGCGTCGCTGGAGCTCGGCGATGGCGACGGTGTGGCTCAACGAACGCGTCGCGATCATCGGCGGCGGCGGGCGTCAACCGGCACTCCCGCTGCGCGGATTGCCCGCGCGCTCGTTCGCCATGGGCGGCCTCGAGATCGCGTACTCGCCGATCTCGAAGAACTCCGTGCCGGTCTCCATGCCGCACGCCATTCTCGTGAAAGACTTCGACATGCGCCCCGGCACCGGCGGCATGCAGAAGATCGTGATTCACGTGGGCGGCGTCGAAACCGTCGACGTCATGGGCGACTTCAGCGACTGGGAACCGCTCACGCTGGTTCGCCGCGGCCGCGATCTCTGGGAGCTGAACGTGCCGCTCTCCCCCGGCATGCATCAGATCAACGTGCGCGTCGACGGCGGTGCCTGGATGGCGCCGCCGGGACTGCCGACGGTGAATGATTCGTTCAATGGGTTCGTGGGGTTGATTGTGGTGCCTTAG
- a CDS encoding isoamylase early set domain-containing protein has protein sequence MTGCANGGSGSSMIESEQDPYVEWIVREARRPVVTDPQARTRIMAAVRAEPVPRRRLADTKVFAPITALSSIVRRIGEPRTFRLSPVASTLVAAGLVGIGVIAGGFTNNRGVRSGGQPSVGVATQPPVSDTVVKFVVVAPQASKVKLVGDFNDWSDTKTPMVRVANSAVWTVTLPLTAGRHVYAYLVDGQWVNDPSAPLAPDDGFGHPNSVRIVSRGPAL, from the coding sequence GTGACCGGCTGCGCGAACGGTGGGAGCGGATCAAGCATGATTGAGTCGGAGCAGGATCCCTACGTGGAATGGATCGTCCGTGAGGCGCGGCGCCCGGTGGTCACTGACCCCCAGGCTCGTACGCGCATCATGGCGGCCGTCCGCGCGGAGCCGGTTCCCCGGCGCCGCTTGGCCGACACCAAGGTCTTCGCGCCGATCACCGCGCTCTCGTCAATCGTTCGCCGTATCGGCGAGCCTCGCACCTTCCGTCTCTCTCCCGTGGCGAGCACCCTCGTCGCCGCGGGCCTCGTCGGCATCGGTGTCATTGCCGGCGGGTTCACGAACAACCGGGGCGTCCGTTCGGGCGGCCAGCCTTCAGTTGGTGTTGCTACGCAGCCCCCGGTTTCCGACACGGTCGTCAAGTTCGTCGTCGTCGCGCCCCAGGCCTCGAAGGTCAAGCTCGTTGGTGACTTCAACGACTGGAGCGATACGAAGACCCCAATGGTCCGCGTCGCGAACAGCGCCGTATGGACCGTGACGCTGCCGCTGACGGCCGGACGTCATGTATACGCCTATCTGGTGGACGGTCAGTGGGTGAACGATCCGAGCGCGCCGCTCGCGCCGGACGACGGCTTCGGCCATCCCAACTCCGTTCGCATTGTCAGTCGAGGGCCCGCGCTGTGA
- a CDS encoding RNA polymerase sigma factor, with the protein MSDDAADVQRVLAGDVDAYAALVDRYYDRCARFAIRMLGNRDDAEDALQATFLRAYRALNRYQERDRFSAWLYRILVNQCRSIAARRAHREKVFVREEALLLNAPDRSTTWSGEDEEFVQRVLNELDPLLREAFLLKYIEEMSYEEMSALTGVGVSALKMRVKRACDRLRERWERIKHD; encoded by the coding sequence ATGAGCGACGATGCCGCCGACGTTCAACGCGTGCTGGCAGGCGACGTTGACGCTTACGCCGCGCTGGTGGATCGGTATTACGATCGCTGCGCGCGGTTTGCGATTCGGATGTTGGGAAACCGCGACGACGCGGAAGATGCGTTGCAGGCGACTTTCCTCCGTGCGTATCGGGCACTGAACCGGTACCAGGAGCGCGATCGTTTCAGCGCGTGGTTGTACCGGATTTTAGTGAATCAGTGCCGGAGCATTGCCGCACGGCGCGCCCATCGCGAGAAGGTGTTCGTTCGCGAGGAAGCGCTCCTGCTGAACGCCCCGGACCGAAGCACGACCTGGTCGGGTGAAGACGAAGAGTTCGTTCAGCGTGTGCTCAATGAGCTGGACCCGTTGTTGCGAGAAGCATTTCTCCTGAAATACATCGAAGAGATGAGCTACGAAGAGATGTCGGCGCTCACGGGTGTTGGCGTCTCTGCGTTGAAGATGCGTGTGAAGCGTGCGTGTGACCGGCTGCGCGAACGGTGGGAGCGGATCAAGCATGATTGA
- a CDS encoding GspH/FimT family pseudopilin: MLELTLVLMVAGMLFAIAAPHLAAMRDSAAVHAATSDMGSAFSLARQSAVERRALTAVVVDTAAGQLVVRSGGRIILRRTVRQSYGVSLGSNRDSVVYDPHGLGYGLSNLTLTARRGSFVDTLTMSRLGRLRY; this comes from the coding sequence ATGCTCGAGCTCACGCTGGTGTTGATGGTCGCAGGGATGCTCTTCGCCATCGCCGCCCCGCACCTCGCGGCCATGCGCGACAGCGCGGCGGTTCACGCCGCCACGAGCGACATGGGCAGCGCGTTCTCGCTCGCCCGGCAGAGCGCCGTCGAGCGCCGCGCGTTGACCGCCGTCGTCGTGGATACGGCTGCGGGCCAATTGGTGGTGCGCTCCGGAGGCCGCATCATACTGCGGCGAACTGTTCGACAATCCTATGGAGTTAGTCTTGGCTCGAACCGTGATTCCGTGGTGTATGACCCGCACGGCCTTGGCTATGGTTTGTCGAATCTGACGCTCACGGCACGGCGGGGCTCGTTTGTTGACACGTTAACGATGTCACGCCTGGGTAGACTTCGGTATTGA
- a CDS encoding SelT/SelW/SelH family (seleno)protein, translated as MKITIEYCTMUNYEPRAVRLAAEIRDRIPGAEVELIPSRGGRFEVVADGAPIFEKSKLDRHAKPGEVVDLLERHRASS; from the coding sequence ATGAAAATCACCATCGAATACTGCACGATGTGAAACTACGAACCTCGCGCCGTCAGGCTGGCGGCGGAGATTCGTGATCGCATTCCCGGCGCCGAGGTCGAACTGATCCCGTCGCGCGGCGGCCGGTTCGAAGTCGTCGCCGACGGAGCGCCGATATTCGAGAAGTCTAAACTCGACCGACACGCCAAGCCGGGTGAGGTCGTCGACCTGCTGGAGCGACACCGAGCGTCGTCTTGA
- a CDS encoding ATP-dependent 6-phosphofructokinase, whose amino-acid sequence MRIAISTGGGDAPGLNAVIRAAVLSAINRGWEVLGIKRGFAGLMGEDEVVPLTKDSVRGIAHLGGTILRTTNRGNPFHYPRKQPDGSIVEEDRSDELMANAKSLGIDAIITIGGDGSLTIGKLLCDKGMKIVGVPKTIDNDVSGTVTTFGFDTAVNTALEAIDKLHTTAESHDRVIVLEVMGRDSGFIALHSGVAGTADVILIPEIPYDIQKVCDKIMARDRAGRHFSIVVVAEGAYPKGGTVSLIGESLPGQARRLGGLCEPIAREIQRITGKETRSLVLGHLQRGGMPTGYDRLLATRFGGAAVRAVADERWGHMVALQSPHIVTIPIETALAEPKRVDPNHDVVLTARATGVSFGD is encoded by the coding sequence ATGAGAATCGCCATCTCCACGGGCGGAGGCGACGCGCCCGGCCTGAACGCCGTCATCCGCGCCGCCGTCCTGTCGGCGATCAATCGCGGATGGGAAGTGCTGGGGATCAAACGCGGGTTCGCCGGCTTGATGGGCGAAGACGAAGTGGTACCGCTGACGAAGGATTCGGTGCGCGGCATCGCACACCTGGGCGGCACCATCCTGCGGACCACCAACCGCGGCAACCCGTTCCACTATCCGCGCAAGCAGCCCGACGGCTCGATCGTCGAGGAAGACCGCTCCGACGAGTTGATGGCGAACGCCAAATCGCTCGGCATCGATGCGATCATCACCATCGGCGGCGACGGATCGCTCACGATCGGAAAACTCCTGTGCGACAAGGGCATGAAGATCGTCGGTGTGCCGAAGACGATCGACAACGACGTGAGCGGAACCGTCACGACGTTCGGCTTCGACACCGCGGTGAACACCGCGCTCGAGGCGATCGACAAGCTGCACACCACCGCCGAGAGTCACGACCGCGTCATCGTGCTCGAGGTAATGGGCCGCGACTCGGGATTCATCGCGCTGCATTCGGGCGTCGCCGGCACCGCCGACGTGATTCTCATTCCCGAGATTCCCTACGACATTCAGAAAGTCTGCGACAAGATCATGGCGCGCGACCGTGCGGGCCGGCACTTCTCCATCGTCGTCGTCGCGGAAGGCGCGTATCCGAAGGGCGGAACGGTGTCCCTGATCGGTGAGTCGCTGCCGGGCCAGGCGCGCCGGCTTGGCGGTTTGTGCGAGCCCATCGCGCGCGAGATCCAGCGCATCACCGGCAAGGAGACACGCTCGCTCGTGCTCGGACATCTCCAGCGCGGCGGCATGCCGACCGGGTACGATCGCTTGCTCGCGACGCGGTTCGGTGGCGCGGCGGTGCGCGCCGTGGCCGATGAGCGCTGGGGTCACATGGTCGCGCTCCAGTCGCCGCACATCGTCACGATCCCGATCGAGACGGCGCTCGCGGAGCCGAAGCGGGTCGATCCGAATCATGATGTCGTGCTGACGGCGCGAGCGACGGGAGTCAGTTTCGGGGATTGA
- a CDS encoding DEAD/DEAH box helicase, whose amino-acid sequence MIRNVRDPYLPDHEAFVRAEPSSGRVIVIAPTRAACETIELAVKIHIETFLEQKYGERVRALARSGRGFGIVAGTGTGKTLAIRPISEEILGTVDLRVGVVNREREATPETPTWNVIIVTTGIARRWFEEGDILATDTIIVDEIHQTSAELEICLALGKRVGCRFVWLSATVNPNFYKRYLESADVLEVYDFDPNKAATVKIVDKKPIQFLDDGFLRQLVKQKHGVALFVPTRRGVEDAAEHVRGMAPRVNTAFYHGGEPIRILRPFLEGGEQKPYFLAMTAAGQSALNVRGLDTVIIDDVKFFNVIDRGRNVLTQEHLGANEILQMAGRVHGRVRGGRVFILSDRDIDFSTLQPTEPEFQLAGDSERVAITCAALGVRADELELPVPLDRTAYGQALRLLEERGIVEKGRLTRYGRAVEAMPVERAWAELLVNADDELVPYLSVMSSVESLHRMTREERDLDGLIVPGSDHLTAYNLYAEAFQYAGSMGEVYGLPRHIFDEERIQRWAERRGALVKAIEDAALGMASIYRAVGLEIPSRMANAGEETLRAFQQLLAQFMPFTLVIDEQTAGGDEARVSKTSVCGSWGPITGELRYFADKFGNPRASIEGTQIPYDLLRPYAVVTEGELIYNAQSKRSPLVVRRRVEYHGFELEREIEAVDEFPAELAQNARHVLAEALARGEARHPGVQRNQEAVDSVRETYRRSGGQTPRLSLAELTAIYEQQLASLDSMSEFRHARLTIDADAIVPREVRERFAALPSTAMVRDREVEIHYDVEETPEGNRGVARLRLPEKLARTLNEAELPTLDRPLRFIVTRGARGAARGATLEELQDELSRPFTEKEIAEMDQKYEAGRRDRRERKQQFRDQRKRRERRTRDDKPRDKPDVDKLKDDRTPRAEEFDGRRRRGRGGGKRFRPPGKGRRG is encoded by the coding sequence GTGATTCGAAACGTTCGCGACCCATACCTGCCCGATCACGAAGCCTTCGTGAGGGCGGAGCCGTCCTCGGGGCGCGTGATCGTCATCGCGCCGACGCGCGCGGCCTGCGAGACCATCGAGCTCGCCGTCAAAATCCACATCGAAACGTTCCTCGAGCAGAAGTACGGCGAGCGCGTACGCGCGCTCGCGCGCTCCGGGCGTGGATTCGGCATCGTCGCGGGCACGGGCACCGGAAAGACGCTCGCCATTCGCCCGATCTCCGAAGAGATCCTCGGCACCGTCGACCTGCGCGTCGGGGTCGTGAATCGCGAACGCGAAGCGACGCCGGAAACGCCGACGTGGAACGTCATCATCGTGACCACGGGCATCGCACGCCGATGGTTCGAGGAAGGCGACATTCTCGCGACCGACACCATCATCGTCGACGAAATCCATCAAACATCGGCCGAGCTCGAGATCTGTCTCGCGCTTGGCAAGCGTGTCGGATGCCGGTTCGTGTGGCTGTCGGCGACGGTCAATCCGAACTTTTATAAGAGATATCTCGAATCCGCGGACGTGCTCGAGGTCTACGATTTCGATCCGAACAAGGCAGCCACGGTCAAGATCGTCGACAAAAAGCCGATTCAATTTCTCGACGACGGCTTTCTTCGACAGTTGGTGAAGCAGAAGCACGGCGTCGCGCTGTTCGTCCCGACGCGGCGCGGCGTGGAAGACGCGGCAGAGCACGTGCGCGGCATGGCCCCGCGCGTGAACACCGCGTTCTACCACGGCGGCGAACCCATTCGCATTCTGCGCCCGTTTCTCGAGGGCGGGGAGCAGAAGCCGTACTTCCTCGCGATGACGGCCGCCGGCCAGAGTGCGCTCAATGTGCGCGGCCTGGACACGGTGATCATCGACGACGTGAAGTTCTTCAACGTCATCGACCGCGGCCGCAACGTGCTCACACAGGAGCACCTGGGCGCGAATGAGATTCTTCAGATGGCCGGCCGCGTGCACGGCCGCGTGCGCGGCGGACGCGTCTTCATTCTGTCCGACCGGGACATCGATTTCTCGACGCTGCAACCCACCGAGCCGGAATTCCAGCTCGCCGGCGACTCTGAGCGCGTGGCGATCACGTGCGCCGCGCTCGGCGTGCGCGCCGATGAGCTCGAGCTGCCGGTGCCGCTCGATCGCACGGCATATGGCCAGGCGCTGCGATTGCTCGAAGAGCGCGGCATCGTCGAGAAGGGACGGCTCACGAGATACGGGCGCGCCGTCGAAGCAATGCCCGTCGAGCGCGCATGGGCCGAGCTTCTCGTCAACGCCGACGATGAGCTCGTGCCGTATCTGTCGGTGATGTCGTCGGTCGAATCGCTGCACCGCATGACGCGAGAGGAACGCGATCTCGATGGACTGATCGTTCCCGGCAGCGACCATCTCACCGCGTACAACCTGTACGCCGAGGCATTTCAATATGCCGGAAGTATGGGTGAGGTGTACGGGTTGCCGCGCCACATCTTCGATGAGGAGCGCATTCAACGGTGGGCCGAACGCCGCGGCGCGCTCGTGAAAGCGATCGAAGATGCGGCGCTCGGGATGGCGAGCATCTATCGGGCGGTCGGGCTGGAGATTCCGTCGCGCATGGCGAACGCCGGCGAAGAAACGCTGCGCGCGTTCCAACAACTGCTCGCGCAGTTCATGCCGTTCACGCTCGTGATCGACGAGCAGACGGCGGGCGGCGACGAAGCGCGCGTCTCGAAGACGAGCGTGTGTGGCAGCTGGGGTCCGATCACAGGCGAGCTCCGTTACTTCGCCGACAAGTTCGGCAATCCGCGCGCGTCGATCGAAGGGACACAAATCCCGTATGATCTGCTGCGGCCATACGCCGTCGTCACCGAAGGCGAGCTGATTTACAACGCGCAGAGCAAGCGATCGCCGCTCGTGGTGCGGCGGCGTGTGGAGTACCACGGCTTCGAGCTCGAGCGCGAGATCGAAGCGGTCGACGAGTTTCCGGCGGAGCTCGCGCAGAACGCGCGACACGTTCTTGCCGAAGCACTGGCGCGCGGCGAGGCGCGGCATCCGGGTGTGCAGCGGAACCAGGAAGCGGTCGATTCGGTGCGTGAAACGTATCGTCGATCGGGTGGCCAGACGCCGCGCCTGTCGCTCGCCGAGCTCACGGCGATCTACGAGCAACAGCTCGCGTCGCTCGACTCGATGTCCGAGTTCCGGCACGCGCGCCTCACGATCGACGCCGACGCGATCGTGCCGCGCGAGGTGCGCGAACGCTTCGCGGCGCTGCCGTCGACGGCGATGGTGCGCGATCGCGAAGTCGAGATCCATTATGACGTCGAGGAGACGCCGGAAGGGAATCGCGGTGTCGCGCGACTGCGCTTGCCGGAAAAGCTCGCGCGCACGCTCAACGAAGCAGAGTTGCCGACGCTGGATCGTCCGCTGCGATTCATCGTCACGCGTGGTGCGCGCGGGGCGGCGCGCGGCGCGACGCTCGAGGAATTGCAGGACGAGCTCTCGCGGCCGTTCACCGAAAAAGAAATCGCGGAAATGGACCAGAAGTATGAAGCGGGCCGCCGCGATCGTCGCGAGCGCAAGCAGCAGTTCCGCGATCAGCGGAAGCGGCGCGAACGTCGTACGCGCGACGACAAGCCGCGCGACAAGCCTGACGTCGACAAACTGAAGGACGATCGCACGCCGCGCGCCGAGGAGTTCGATGGACGGCGTCGACGCGGGCGGGGCGGCGGGAAACGATTTCGTCCGCCCGGCAAGGGACGTCGCGGCTAG
- a CDS encoding GNAT family N-acetyltransferase gives MSPVVEVVRTYLELHSLEQLRAAPTSDPRVSFVRRPDITVEEYRRLYHDVGESWHWRDRDVWTHARLNAYLAQPNIGVWEALYDDESAGYFELERHADSSVEIVYFGLKPAFIGRGIGKAMLSYAVRQAWGDGVTRVWLHTCTLDSVYALPNYLARGFTPFREEQYVVQLKDGDGR, from the coding sequence TTGAGTCCCGTTGTCGAAGTCGTTCGCACCTATCTCGAATTGCATTCGCTCGAACAATTGCGCGCGGCGCCGACCAGCGATCCGCGCGTTTCGTTTGTCCGACGCCCTGACATCACGGTCGAGGAGTATCGGCGACTGTACCATGATGTCGGCGAGTCGTGGCATTGGCGCGATCGCGACGTCTGGACGCATGCGCGACTCAACGCATATCTCGCGCAACCGAACATCGGCGTGTGGGAAGCGCTCTACGACGACGAGAGTGCGGGATACTTCGAGCTGGAGCGTCACGCTGACAGCTCAGTCGAAATCGTGTACTTCGGACTGAAGCCCGCGTTCATCGGTCGCGGCATCGGCAAGGCGATGCTCAGCTACGCGGTTCGGCAAGCGTGGGGAGATGGTGTGACCCGAGTTTGGTTGCATACGTGCACGCTGGACTCGGTGTACGCGTTGCCGAATTATCTGGCGCGCGGCTTCACGCCGTTTCGCGAAGAACAATACGTCGTCCAGTTGAAGGACGGCGACGGGCGCTGA
- a CDS encoding CGNR zinc finger domain-containing protein: MLTLTTPSDNAAVPFVSPRATMERSPFVFVGERLWLDFVNCEFGIRRFDALRDFETLVRWLEQALVLDAERASGIRRRALQQPAGAAASLVDARRVRGALRSLAERGPMSERIRAEGLGEINRVLGRSAGTRRVELRPDGTFIRTFVPVGDAFAGLVIPVVESAADALILGELPRVRRCADPRCQRVFYDNTKNGRRRWCDMATCGNRAKAARHREKLKSH, from the coding sequence ATGCTGACACTCACGACACCTTCTGACAACGCCGCGGTTCCGTTCGTCTCGCCGCGCGCCACGATGGAACGCTCTCCCTTCGTTTTCGTCGGCGAGCGACTCTGGCTCGACTTCGTGAATTGCGAGTTCGGCATTCGCCGCTTCGACGCGCTTCGCGATTTCGAGACGCTCGTGCGCTGGCTCGAGCAGGCGCTCGTGCTCGATGCCGAACGTGCCTCGGGAATTCGCCGACGCGCCCTGCAACAGCCGGCCGGCGCGGCCGCCTCACTCGTCGACGCCCGCCGCGTTCGCGGCGCGCTCCGCTCGCTCGCCGAGCGGGGACCGATGAGCGAGCGCATTCGCGCGGAAGGCTTGGGCGAGATCAATCGTGTGCTCGGACGCAGCGCGGGAACGCGCCGCGTGGAGCTGCGACCCGACGGCACGTTCATTCGCACGTTCGTTCCGGTTGGCGATGCATTCGCGGGCCTCGTCATTCCCGTCGTCGAATCGGCCGCTGATGCACTCATCCTCGGCGAGCTGCCGCGCGTTCGCCGCTGCGCCGATCCGCGCTGCCAGCGCGTCTTCTACGACAACACGAAGAACGGCCGCCGCCGCTGGTGCGACATGGCCACGTGCGGTAATCGCGCCAAGGCCGCGCGCCATCGGGAGAAGCTCAAGTCCCATTGA
- the yjjX gene encoding inosine/xanthosine triphosphatase, translating into MLSSSIRTIAVGSTNPVKCGAVRAVLAPLAPQAHVEGIAVASTVSDQPFGDDETIRGALARATAARDALGADLGVGIEGGVVEQSDGRMRTCAWAAIIDKAGRSGVGGSLAMPLPDAVAAMIRDGLELGHAMDRLVGEHDTKRGKGAVGILTAGLVDRQRAYEVLVMYALAPFLSPDYY; encoded by the coding sequence ATGCTGTCTTCCTCGATTCGCACGATCGCCGTCGGTTCCACGAATCCTGTGAAGTGCGGCGCCGTGCGCGCGGTGCTCGCGCCGCTTGCGCCGCAGGCGCACGTCGAAGGCATCGCGGTCGCGTCGACGGTCAGCGACCAACCGTTCGGCGACGACGAGACGATTCGCGGCGCACTCGCGCGCGCGACGGCGGCGCGCGATGCACTCGGCGCCGATCTCGGTGTCGGCATTGAAGGCGGCGTCGTGGAGCAGAGTGATGGACGCATGCGCACGTGCGCGTGGGCGGCGATCATCGACAAGGCAGGACGTTCGGGCGTCGGCGGTTCGCTCGCCATGCCGCTGCCCGATGCGGTGGCCGCGATGATTCGCGACGGGCTCGAGCTTGGACACGCGATGGACCGGCTCGTCGGCGAGCACGACACGAAGCGCGGCAAGGGCGCGGTGGGCATTCTCACCGCGGGCCTGGTGGATCGGCAGCGCGCGTACGAGGTCCTGGTGATGTATGCGCTGGCGCCGTTCCTGAGCCCGGACTACTACTAA
- a CDS encoding BlaI/MecI/CopY family transcriptional regulator: MDISFTDRELDVMAVLWHRGSGTVAEVREGLDDDLAYTTVLTILRTLEEKGFVTHLAEGKAHRYLPAVSQDLAGKSALARLIDKVFAGSSEMLLTQLVSERNLDTHELRRLRKLLDERLAQQHGSSRKRRS, from the coding sequence ATGGACATTTCGTTCACCGACCGCGAGCTCGACGTCATGGCCGTGCTGTGGCATCGCGGCTCCGGCACCGTTGCCGAAGTGCGCGAGGGTCTGGACGACGATCTCGCGTACACGACGGTGCTCACCATTCTGCGCACGCTCGAGGAGAAGGGCTTCGTCACGCATCTCGCCGAAGGGAAGGCGCATCGCTATTTGCCGGCGGTGTCGCAGGATCTGGCGGGCAAGAGCGCGCTGGCGCGGCTCATCGACAAGGTGTTCGCCGGCTCGTCCGAGATGTTGCTCACGCAGCTCGTGAGCGAGCGAAATCTCGACACGCACGAGCTGCGGCGGCTGCGCAAGCTGCTCGACGAACGCCTGGCGCAGCAGCACGGGTCATCGCGTAAACGGAGGAGCTGA